The Tenacibaculum jejuense genome includes a window with the following:
- a CDS encoding helix-turn-helix transcriptional regulator — protein METINIEVDSSNEHVLDEILQLTNSNIHCGLTTKFFRVKENFGSGEVICWSFDGLMVRKREIKFNHETKITGFYERDSLLLSLLIKGEKKIYVPKPEIELIQEEMESCISFINKSDGYISYPKEKVISEIIIKMSDEFIKKHQLAASFPIYKNFSIEHIKENFSNQLDYKTQNIISEILSDEKTGLLKRLFLEAKVLELILLQFENKKKGIHTSTTLKKIHLAKDLIINNLDTQFSVHELSKKIYLNEFLLKKEFKKNFGVTIFEFSLQQRMNEARKLLSNTTKPIYEIAELVGYKNPTHFSAAFKKMLSITPKSYRNKKF, from the coding sequence ATGGAAACCATAAACATAGAAGTTGATAGTAGCAACGAACATGTTTTAGATGAAATCCTACAATTAACTAACAGCAACATTCACTGTGGCTTAACTACAAAGTTTTTTCGGGTTAAGGAAAATTTTGGCTCTGGTGAAGTCATTTGTTGGAGTTTTGATGGTTTGATGGTTAGGAAAAGAGAAATAAAATTTAATCATGAAACTAAAATTACTGGCTTTTATGAAAGAGATTCTCTTTTGCTTTCTTTACTCATAAAAGGAGAAAAGAAAATTTACGTTCCCAAACCTGAAATTGAATTAATTCAAGAAGAGATGGAAAGCTGTATTTCCTTTATCAACAAATCAGATGGTTATATTTCTTACCCTAAAGAAAAAGTGATTAGTGAAATTATTATTAAAATGTCTGATGAGTTTATTAAAAAACATCAATTAGCTGCTTCCTTTCCTATTTACAAAAATTTCTCCATCGAACATATCAAAGAAAATTTTTCAAATCAATTAGACTATAAAACTCAAAATATAATTAGTGAAATTCTTTCGGATGAAAAAACAGGATTATTAAAACGTCTTTTCTTAGAAGCTAAAGTTTTAGAATTAATATTACTTCAGTTTGAAAATAAAAAGAAGGGCATACATACTTCTACTACTCTGAAAAAGATACATCTTGCAAAAGATTTAATTATAAATAATTTAGATACACAATTTTCTGTTCACGAACTCTCTAAAAAGATTTATTTGAATGAATTTTTATTAAAAAAAGAATTCAAGAAAAATTTCGGTGTTACCATATTTGAATTTTCACTTCAACAGCGAATGAATGAAGCTAGAAAATTACTTTCTAACACAACAAAACCCATATACGAAATAGCAGAGTTGGTAGGATATAAAAATCCTACCCATTTCTCTGCAGCATTTAAAAAAATGCTATCGATAACTCCTAAGTCATATCGAAATAAAAAATTTTAA